In Cellvibrio polysaccharolyticus, a genomic segment contains:
- a CDS encoding aldose epimerase family protein, with product MATASVTQRYFDTTPTGEVVTLFCLDNGKGMSVDIINFGGIITSIRVPDRDGQLADVALGFDTLEPYLGAAPYFGALIGRFGNRIADGRFELDGQVFQLDVNNAPNHLHGGVTGFDKVIWYPTPFVTEDDAGLKLFYFSRNGDQGYPGNLQVTVTYRLSRNNELLVDYHATTDAATPINLTQHSYFNLSGAGDILGHEMWIDADAITPVNANLIPTGELMPVAGSVFDFKSPKPVGQDIDADHEQLAFAGGYDHNYVLKKPQHGLLTLAARVTEPVSGRVLEVLTEEPAVQFYAGNFLDGSLAARGNVYSRRSGLCLEPQHFPDSPNQPNFPSVILQPGDEYTTRTIFRFSVDA from the coding sequence ATGGCTACAGCATCGGTAACCCAGCGTTATTTTGATACCACCCCGACAGGGGAGGTGGTCACCCTATTTTGTCTCGACAACGGCAAGGGTATGTCGGTTGATATAATTAACTTTGGCGGCATTATCACCTCCATCCGCGTGCCGGATCGGGATGGCCAGCTGGCGGATGTCGCGCTGGGTTTTGACACGCTTGAACCCTACCTTGGCGCGGCGCCTTATTTCGGCGCCCTGATTGGTCGTTTTGGTAATCGTATTGCTGATGGCCGTTTTGAGCTGGATGGCCAGGTGTTTCAGCTGGACGTAAATAACGCACCCAATCATTTGCATGGCGGTGTGACCGGTTTCGATAAGGTGATCTGGTATCCCACGCCTTTTGTTACCGAAGACGATGCCGGTTTGAAATTGTTTTATTTCAGTCGCAATGGCGATCAGGGCTATCCCGGCAACTTGCAGGTTACCGTTACCTACCGGTTAAGCCGCAATAACGAATTGCTGGTCGACTACCATGCAACGACCGACGCCGCCACGCCGATCAACCTTACCCAGCACAGTTATTTCAATTTGTCTGGCGCTGGCGACATTCTCGGTCATGAAATGTGGATTGATGCGGATGCGATTACTCCGGTGAACGCCAACCTGATTCCTACCGGCGAACTGATGCCGGTAGCGGGCAGCGTTTTCGATTTCAAATCGCCCAAACCGGTAGGGCAGGATATTGATGCCGATCACGAACAGCTGGCGTTTGCCGGCGGTTATGACCACAACTATGTGTTGAAAAAGCCGCAACACGGTCTTTTAACTCTGGCGGCGCGCGTTACTGAACCGGTATCCGGCCGCGTGTTGGAAGTGCTGACGGAAGAGCCTGCGGTACAGTTTTATGCCGGTAATTTTCTGGATGGTTCGCTGGCTGCTCGCGGCAATGTGTATTCACGCCGCAGCGGTTTGTGCCTGGAACCGCAACACTTTCCGGATTCACCCAATCAGCCGAATTTCCCGTCGGTTATTTTGCAACCGGGCGATGAATATACCACCCGCACTATTTTCCGCTTCTCCGTAGACGCCTGA
- a CDS encoding arabinan endo-1,5-alpha-L-arabinosidase, with the protein MRTFMKPLVALVSGVILTACTADARQVDVHDPVMAQQGDTWYLFSTGPGITIYSSPDLVNWTPDGRAFATEPEWAKSVSATFNGHLWAPDIVHHNGLYYLYYSVSAFGKNTSAIGVTVNKTLDSSSPDYAWEDKGIVVQSVPGRDLWNAIDPAVIIDEDGTPWMSFGSFWSGLKIFKLSADMLSIAQPEEWYSIAKRERPFTAADASAAPAALEAPFIFKKGEFYYLFVSWDKCCQGKDSDYKVVVGRAKTVTGPYLDKEGVDLNHGGGSLLIEGNERWPGVGHNSAYTFKGKDYLVVHAYEAADNYKQKFKMLEMTWNKEGWPVVDPQELDTFVSKRVE; encoded by the coding sequence ATGCGTACTTTTATGAAACCGCTGGTCGCCCTTGTAAGCGGCGTCATCCTGACGGCTTGCACCGCTGACGCTCGCCAGGTGGATGTACACGATCCGGTAATGGCACAACAAGGCGATACCTGGTATCTGTTCAGCACCGGCCCCGGCATCACTATTTATTCGTCACCCGACCTGGTGAACTGGACGCCCGATGGCCGCGCCTTTGCTACCGAACCGGAATGGGCAAAATCGGTATCTGCGACTTTCAATGGTCATTTGTGGGCGCCGGATATCGTTCACCACAATGGCCTCTACTATCTTTACTATTCCGTTTCGGCCTTCGGTAAAAATACCTCTGCAATTGGCGTAACGGTTAATAAAACGCTGGATTCATCCTCGCCGGATTACGCCTGGGAAGATAAGGGCATTGTGGTGCAATCAGTACCGGGCCGCGATTTGTGGAACGCCATTGACCCGGCGGTGATTATTGATGAAGACGGTACGCCCTGGATGAGCTTCGGTTCTTTCTGGTCCGGTTTGAAAATATTCAAACTGTCTGCGGATATGCTCAGCATTGCCCAACCCGAAGAGTGGTATTCCATTGCCAAGCGCGAGCGCCCCTTTACCGCAGCGGATGCTTCTGCAGCACCTGCCGCGCTGGAAGCACCGTTTATTTTTAAAAAGGGTGAGTTTTATTATTTGTTTGTGTCCTGGGATAAGTGCTGCCAGGGCAAGGATAGCGATTACAAGGTTGTGGTGGGTCGCGCGAAAACGGTGACCGGCCCTTATTTGGATAAGGAAGGCGTTGATCTTAACCACGGCGGCGGCAGCCTTTTAATTGAGGGCAATGAGAGATGGCCGGGCGTTGGTCATAACAGTGCTTATACCTTTAAGGGCAAGGATTATCTGGTGGTGCATGCTTATGAAGCGGCTGATAATTACAAGCAGAAGTTTAAAATGCTGGAGATGACCTGGAATAAAGAGGGTTGGCCGGTTGTAGATCCGCAGGAGCTGGATACATTTGTTAGCAAGCGGGTGGAATAA
- a CDS encoding TonB-dependent receptor, translated as MLQKKILSLSIALAVGAVANYGYAQSESAGVVEEVLVRGVKSSVAGAIAVKQEAQQIVDSIVSEDIGKLPDNSVAAALQRVTGVQITRLNGEASGVMVRGLPNVVTTLNGRNIFTTTGRGISMADIPADLLQRVDVKKSSTADDLEGGIAGLVDVRLRRPFDFDEGLTVAGAVRGEYSDRAEKTDPAGSLTVNNTWNTGAGEFGAMFSLSYQDRRFMDQVNFNTAPGAEIINHPLSVANPAGTAESLIPGVIGSYYRYGDRNRTSGNLALQWRPNDSAEYYFEGFMVDYDQDSEMNFWVPLPSWGGFDGYVTEYKPGTNVVKSFVRDNAPGTISSNQAFANASKTSQFAIGGKWDLSSTVRLSSDLAYTKSEANSRGFILDLVFFAPRVAYDFSKNNSGVSDVTITNADGSPFDLSNPDHYLLNQFFDQRSQQEGDEVSWNADATFELADTGITSLDIGARTSWRTAFNQEADTGGRPNISGRDVRMTEFPGMESMTPNNFLEGVASLNTKQWLTPSRDYIYANRVDIRQTMGYGPEDPSFIPARFFDNDEDSYAVYAKANYALELAGMPLDGQFGVRVLRLDSSLSGINIIDGSIEEPITISSSDNKVLPSLSARLGLRDDLFLRFAYGETISRPGFADLNPATAYFQPTPTMPDNGTGTGGNPSLKAIESSSFDVSLEWYFSDVSSLTGTLFYRDIDGYIQFYAAEEMRDGVPYRVTRPQNTGSGSLEGVELAYTHFFDFLPGIWSGFGVQLNGTYIDGEALSPTGVMQPLQNVSDKSYNAVLLYEYNKLSARLAYNWRSEYYGSFNEGGAQPGKSLVVKDSDSLDLSVSYDINDNLTLSFDATNLTDSVYGDYFGGHSSADAYLYPRDTYARDKTYAVGVRFRY; from the coding sequence ATGTTGCAGAAAAAAATATTGAGCCTGTCTATCGCTCTGGCGGTGGGTGCTGTGGCCAATTATGGCTATGCCCAAAGCGAAAGCGCTGGTGTAGTAGAAGAGGTTTTGGTTCGTGGTGTGAAAAGCAGTGTGGCCGGTGCCATTGCTGTTAAACAGGAAGCCCAGCAAATTGTGGATTCCATCGTTTCGGAAGATATCGGCAAGTTGCCGGATAACAGTGTGGCGGCTGCCTTGCAACGGGTGACCGGTGTCCAGATTACCCGCTTGAATGGTGAAGCGTCAGGCGTGATGGTGCGCGGTTTGCCCAACGTTGTGACTACCCTGAATGGCCGCAATATATTTACTACCACGGGTCGTGGTATCTCCATGGCCGATATTCCTGCCGACCTGCTGCAACGTGTAGATGTTAAAAAATCCTCTACCGCCGACGACCTGGAAGGTGGCATCGCCGGTCTGGTCGATGTTCGTTTGCGTCGTCCTTTTGACTTTGATGAAGGTCTGACAGTTGCTGGCGCCGTGCGCGGTGAGTACAGCGACCGCGCCGAAAAAACCGACCCTGCCGGTAGCCTTACGGTGAACAATACCTGGAATACCGGTGCCGGTGAATTTGGCGCGATGTTCAGCCTGTCTTATCAGGATCGCCGTTTTATGGACCAGGTGAATTTCAACACCGCTCCCGGTGCTGAAATCATTAACCATCCGTTGTCGGTCGCGAACCCGGCCGGCACTGCCGAGTCGCTGATTCCCGGTGTTATCGGTTCCTACTATCGCTATGGCGATCGCAACCGCACCTCCGGTAACCTGGCTTTGCAATGGCGTCCGAATGACAGCGCCGAATATTATTTCGAAGGCTTCATGGTCGATTACGATCAGGACTCGGAAATGAATTTCTGGGTGCCGCTGCCCTCCTGGGGTGGTTTTGATGGGTATGTGACCGAGTACAAACCCGGCACCAACGTTGTGAAATCCTTTGTCAGAGACAATGCGCCCGGTACTATTTCCAGTAACCAGGCGTTTGCCAATGCCTCCAAAACCTCACAGTTTGCGATTGGCGGTAAGTGGGATTTGAGTAGCACTGTGCGCTTAAGCTCCGATTTGGCTTACACCAAAAGTGAGGCAAACAGCCGCGGCTTTATTCTCGATCTGGTTTTCTTTGCCCCGCGTGTTGCCTATGACTTCTCAAAAAATAACAGCGGTGTTTCGGACGTTACTATTACCAATGCCGATGGTTCTCCGTTTGATTTGTCGAACCCCGACCATTATTTGCTGAACCAATTCTTTGATCAGCGCAGTCAGCAGGAAGGTGATGAAGTTTCCTGGAATGCCGATGCGACTTTTGAATTGGCAGACACCGGTATTACCTCGCTGGATATAGGTGCGCGCACCAGTTGGCGCACGGCCTTTAACCAGGAAGCCGATACCGGTGGCCGTCCGAACATCAGTGGTCGTGATGTGCGCATGACTGAATTTCCCGGTATGGAAAGCATGACACCGAACAACTTCCTGGAAGGGGTCGCGTCATTAAATACCAAACAATGGCTGACGCCATCTCGCGATTATATTTACGCCAACCGCGTCGATATTCGTCAGACGATGGGTTATGGCCCGGAAGATCCATCCTTTATTCCCGCCCGTTTCTTCGATAACGATGAAGACAGCTATGCCGTTTATGCCAAGGCGAACTATGCACTGGAGCTGGCCGGTATGCCGTTGGATGGCCAATTCGGTGTGCGGGTGCTGCGCCTCGATTCAAGCCTGAGCGGTATCAATATTATTGATGGCTCGATTGAAGAACCGATCACCATTTCTTCATCGGATAACAAAGTGTTGCCAAGCCTCAGTGCACGCCTCGGCTTGCGCGATGATCTGTTCCTGCGTTTTGCCTACGGTGAAACTATTTCCCGCCCAGGCTTTGCTGACCTGAACCCGGCAACCGCTTACTTCCAGCCAACACCCACCATGCCGGATAACGGCACAGGTACCGGTGGTAACCCATCGCTCAAAGCGATTGAATCGTCCAGCTTTGACGTATCGCTGGAATGGTATTTCAGTGATGTAAGTTCGCTTACCGGTACACTTTTCTACCGCGATATTGACGGCTATATTCAATTTTACGCCGCCGAAGAAATGCGTGATGGCGTTCCTTATCGGGTAACCCGTCCGCAAAATACCGGTTCCGGTTCGCTGGAAGGTGTTGAATTGGCGTATACCCATTTCTTCGACTTCCTGCCGGGTATCTGGTCCGGGTTTGGTGTGCAGTTAAACGGTACCTATATTGATGGTGAAGCCTTATCGCCTACCGGTGTTATGCAGCCACTGCAAAACGTTTCCGACAAGTCATACAACGCGGTGCTGTTGTATGAATACAACAAGTTGTCGGCGCGTTTGGCTTACAACTGGCGTAGCGAATACTACGGCAGCTTTAATGAAGGCGGTGCGCAGCCAGGTAAATCGCTGGTGGTGAAAGACTCCGACTCGTTGGACTTGTCGGTCAGCTATGACATCAACGACAACCTGACGTTGTCTTTCGATGCCACCAACCTCACCGACTCGGTTTACGGCGATTACTTCGGTGGTCACTCATCGGCGGATGCCTATCTCTACCCGCGCGATACTTATGCGCGTGACAAGACTTACGCGGTGGGTGTGCGTTTCCGTTATTAA
- a CDS encoding TonB-dependent receptor yields the protein MFTRSMLSTSIALAVALSSQSLLAQENDDAAIEEIVVTGIRASLAKSVDIKRENFSVVDAIVAEDIGKFPDNNVVEAMQRISGVQVTNRGAGEIAGVSIRGLTDVTTTVNGRSIFTSSGLSVALQDIPASLLKQVDVYKTRSASQIETGIAGSIDVKTQRPLDFDGSKVLVAARAIHQEQADKTDPHFSALLSNRWEVGGGEFGALLNFSLAKTNYRDQSVTAGAMVPFATENPVAPFGNYERIFLDRGGVSENPIWQPGLISGLPSAPGSTLDVNGTPMEYILGRDAIFASDFTGERERNGVNLSLQYAPNDASVYTFEAFYNSYRNESFNSLLFSFADWWGDYANSPTAVQDANVVLFPGTNIVKSRSVSNNFSFTSGDLATGKTDSYLYAFGGEWDLANNLKLKSEIVYQDSKYNTDFVAMRYEGGRHGVNVDFNSGGGLPSFGFIDNPATADLDEANVADIKNWTTAQLYDNANRNTGDSITFTSDLTWEESIGIFNTFRAGIRVDDRSAAEYFSRQEGFNNSIAITPEMTYINRNFFDGNSDVPTTWAVADGHYLRGNIDEYRGLYNLDRLSLDPSFEISELSTALYVSANFETEVAGRILDGEIGLRYAAYDTDMTFFDSSSANLDRYTAKADTSKVLPSLTLRYALTDDLLARFAYTQTLRRPAFASLNSQIIYNQDVSGVGYGTATGGNPSLAPVESVNYDLSLEWYFAEGSSLYGTLFKRDIEGLVVDMRRQITGPKLDGTPGTFILTQPANGSDGNLEGLEIGAIWFPENLPRVLDGFGIQASYTMLDSSLTTPDTDDEGNIIGYNKTNMGGVSDSSYSVVLAYEKEKLGARLSYTWRKEFFNNYEAALFANPREVWRAPEQTLDLQISYQVNDALMITLDGTNLTEEIYQSYYGEGNARTHSFGSSLYSRTFALGARYSF from the coding sequence ATGTTTACTCGCTCCATGTTAAGCACCAGCATCGCGCTGGCCGTGGCCCTTTCAAGCCAATCCCTTCTTGCCCAGGAAAATGACGATGCAGCGATTGAGGAAATCGTTGTTACCGGTATCCGTGCGAGTTTGGCGAAATCCGTTGATATCAAGCGGGAGAACTTTTCCGTCGTTGATGCGATCGTTGCGGAAGACATTGGCAAGTTCCCTGACAACAACGTTGTGGAAGCCATGCAACGCATTTCGGGTGTACAGGTTACCAACCGTGGTGCCGGCGAAATTGCCGGTGTGTCGATTCGTGGTTTAACCGATGTGACCACCACGGTAAACGGCAGAAGTATCTTCACCTCCTCCGGGCTGTCTGTCGCCTTGCAAGACATTCCTGCCAGCCTTTTAAAACAGGTGGACGTGTATAAAACACGCTCGGCGTCTCAAATCGAAACAGGTATTGCCGGTTCGATCGACGTTAAAACCCAACGCCCTCTCGACTTTGATGGCAGCAAGGTTTTAGTCGCTGCAAGAGCGATCCATCAAGAGCAGGCTGACAAAACTGATCCTCATTTCAGTGCCTTGTTGAGCAATCGCTGGGAAGTTGGCGGCGGCGAATTTGGTGCGCTTTTAAACTTCTCCCTGGCGAAAACCAATTACCGCGACCAGAGCGTAACCGCCGGTGCCATGGTACCTTTCGCGACTGAAAACCCGGTTGCGCCCTTTGGTAATTATGAAAGGATATTCCTGGATCGCGGCGGTGTTTCGGAAAACCCCATCTGGCAACCGGGGTTGATCTCCGGGCTGCCGTCAGCACCAGGATCAACGCTTGATGTGAACGGCACGCCGATGGAATATATCCTGGGCCGTGACGCTATTTTCGCCAGTGACTTCACCGGCGAGCGTGAAAGAAATGGTGTAAACCTGTCTTTGCAATATGCGCCCAATGATGCGTCTGTTTACACCTTCGAAGCTTTCTATAACAGCTACCGTAATGAGTCATTTAACTCCTTACTGTTTTCGTTTGCAGACTGGTGGGGCGATTACGCCAATAGCCCCACTGCCGTACAGGATGCCAATGTTGTTCTGTTCCCGGGTACAAATATTGTTAAATCCCGCAGTGTCAGTAATAACTTCTCATTCACCAGCGGCGATTTGGCCACTGGAAAAACCGATAGCTACTTATACGCCTTTGGCGGAGAGTGGGATTTGGCTAACAATCTGAAGCTTAAATCCGAGATTGTTTATCAGGACAGTAAGTACAACACTGACTTCGTTGCTATGCGCTATGAAGGCGGTCGCCACGGTGTCAATGTCGACTTTAACTCTGGAGGTGGTCTTCCTTCCTTCGGATTTATTGATAACCCGGCCACAGCGGATCTTGATGAAGCGAACGTAGCTGATATCAAAAACTGGACAACCGCACAACTGTACGACAACGCAAACCGTAACACGGGCGACTCGATAACCTTCACCTCGGATTTAACCTGGGAGGAATCTATCGGCATTTTTAATACTTTCCGGGCCGGTATTCGCGTTGATGATCGCTCAGCGGCTGAATATTTCAGCCGTCAGGAAGGCTTTAATAATTCCATCGCCATTACGCCGGAAATGACCTATATCAATCGGAATTTCTTTGATGGAAATTCCGATGTGCCAACCACCTGGGCGGTTGCAGATGGTCATTATTTGCGCGGTAATATAGACGAGTACAGAGGTTTATATAATCTCGACAGGTTGTCTCTCGATCCTTCGTTCGAGATCAGCGAGCTGTCTACTGCCTTGTATGTTAGTGCCAACTTTGAGACAGAGGTTGCCGGTCGGATACTGGATGGTGAAATAGGTCTTCGTTATGCGGCCTATGATACCGATATGACATTCTTTGATTCGTCTTCTGCAAATCTGGATAGATACACCGCAAAAGCCGATACCTCCAAGGTATTACCAAGCCTGACACTGCGTTATGCGTTAACGGACGATTTATTAGCGCGCTTCGCCTATACACAAACCTTGCGCCGTCCGGCATTTGCGTCTCTTAATTCGCAAATTATCTACAACCAGGATGTTTCCGGCGTAGGTTATGGTACTGCAACAGGCGGTAACCCGAGTCTGGCACCGGTAGAGTCGGTCAACTACGACTTATCATTGGAGTGGTACTTCGCGGAAGGCAGCTCACTCTACGGAACCCTGTTCAAGCGCGACATCGAAGGTCTGGTTGTCGACATGCGCCGTCAAATCACCGGGCCAAAATTGGATGGTACTCCTGGCACCTTCATTCTTACCCAGCCGGCTAATGGTAGTGATGGCAATCTTGAAGGTTTGGAAATCGGCGCCATCTGGTTCCCGGAAAATTTACCGAGAGTTCTTGATGGCTTTGGTATCCAGGCAAGCTACACCATGCTGGATTCATCACTGACCACCCCTGATACCGATGACGAAGGCAATATTATTGGTTACAACAAAACCAATATGGGTGGCGTATCGGATAGCTCTTACTCCGTGGTACTGGCTTACGAAAAAGAGAAACTGGGTGCTCGTTTGTCGTATACCTGGCGTAAAGAGTTCTTCAACAATTATGAGGCGGCCTTGTTTGCCAACCCTCGTGAGGTTTGGAGAGCGCCTGAGCAAACACTTGATTTACAGATCAGCTATCAGGTTAACGACGCGCTCATGATTACTCTCGACGGTACCAACCTGACCGAAGAGATTTATCAGAGTTATTACGGTGAAGGTAACGCAAGAACTCACAGCTTTGGTTCATCGCTGTACAGCAGAACCTTTGCCCTGGGTGCTCGCTACTCTTTCTGA
- a CDS encoding glycoside hydrolase family 127 protein, with protein MHKTWICTLLLLMPLAVFAAKKDAPIELFPLADVRLLDSPFKKAEQKNLQYLLSLNPDRLLAPYWREAGLPVKTPSYGNWESTGLDGHIGGHYVSALALMVAATGNEEVSYRLNYMMAEWKKVQEKNGNGYIGGIPDGDEAWQALAKGVIDVDNFSLNGKWVPWYNIHKVYSGLRDAHLYAHHPDALPMLVKLSEWALRTTGNLTDAQMETMLRGEYGGMNEIFVDVAELTGDDKYLTLARRFSHHLLLDPLLEKRDVLTGMHANTQIPKVIGYKRIADVTGDKQWDEASRFFWETLVENRSVSIGGNSVREHFHELNNFETMISDIEGPETCNTYNMLKLSNLFYQSTGELKFIDFYERGMYNHILSSQHPQTGGLVYFTPMRPNHYRVYSQVHDGMWCCVGSGLENHGKYAELIYAHRKDQLFVNLYIPSTLQWKEKNIAITQQTAFPDEGRSVIRIDSKGRFGLNLRYPSWVAAGAMKVSVNGKAINIKSSPGEYVTIKRRWNAGDEVRVELPMTTRLESLPDKSHFYSVVHGPIVLAAKTSPIANETLKQFGDDSRMGHIASGALCPIDQAPVFVTEDDEFASKIQAVSGKSLTFSAPVVENGKAKTVELIPFFRLHDSRYMIYWPMSSRQQLQDMQQKTALEEAARLALAKRTIDQINPGQQQPESDHFLKFGNSEMGIHQGRHWRHASDWFSYLMNDPQQKAVALQLTFFAGDAGREFELWVNGKKTTDIKLQPQSNDSFYSMDYKIPADVLALHKDGKHEVKFVAKPGSVAGGLYYVRLLNSL; from the coding sequence ATGCATAAAACCTGGATCTGTACCTTGTTGTTGCTAATGCCGCTCGCGGTTTTCGCGGCAAAAAAAGATGCACCTATTGAGTTGTTTCCACTGGCGGATGTTCGCTTGCTGGACAGCCCTTTCAAAAAAGCAGAACAGAAAAACCTGCAATATCTGCTATCGCTTAACCCGGATCGTTTATTGGCGCCTTACTGGCGTGAAGCCGGCTTGCCGGTAAAAACACCGAGCTACGGTAACTGGGAATCGACCGGCCTCGATGGTCATATTGGTGGACACTATGTGAGTGCGCTGGCGTTAATGGTTGCCGCGACCGGTAATGAAGAGGTTAGCTACCGCCTGAACTACATGATGGCCGAATGGAAAAAAGTTCAGGAAAAAAACGGTAATGGTTACATCGGCGGTATTCCCGACGGCGATGAAGCCTGGCAAGCCCTGGCAAAAGGCGTAATTGATGTTGATAATTTTTCGCTGAATGGAAAGTGGGTGCCCTGGTACAACATTCATAAAGTCTACAGCGGCCTGCGCGATGCGCACCTTTATGCCCATCACCCGGATGCTTTACCGATGTTGGTTAAATTGTCCGAATGGGCCTTGCGTACCACGGGTAATTTGACCGATGCACAAATGGAAACCATGTTGCGCGGTGAATACGGCGGTATGAATGAAATCTTTGTCGATGTGGCCGAGCTCACCGGAGATGATAAATATTTAACCCTGGCGCGCCGCTTCTCCCATCATCTGCTGCTCGACCCCTTGCTGGAAAAGCGCGATGTGCTAACCGGCATGCATGCCAATACCCAAATTCCCAAAGTGATTGGCTACAAGCGCATCGCCGATGTGACCGGTGATAAACAGTGGGACGAAGCCTCCCGTTTTTTCTGGGAAACGCTGGTAGAAAATCGCAGTGTCTCCATTGGTGGCAACAGTGTGCGTGAGCACTTTCATGAGTTGAATAACTTTGAAACCATGATCTCCGATATCGAAGGGCCGGAAACCTGCAACACCTATAATATGTTGAAGCTTTCCAACCTGTTTTATCAGTCAACGGGGGAGCTGAAGTTTATCGATTTTTACGAGCGCGGAATGTACAACCACATTCTCTCGTCGCAGCACCCGCAAACCGGTGGCCTGGTGTACTTCACACCCATGCGCCCCAACCACTACCGGGTTTACTCCCAGGTGCACGACGGCATGTGGTGTTGTGTGGGTTCAGGGCTGGAGAACCACGGTAAGTACGCGGAACTGATTTACGCGCACCGTAAAGACCAGTTATTTGTGAATCTCTATATTCCTTCTACCTTGCAATGGAAAGAAAAAAATATTGCGATCACCCAGCAAACCGCATTTCCCGATGAAGGGCGTAGCGTTATTCGTATCGATAGCAAAGGCCGCTTTGGCTTGAACTTGCGTTACCCTTCCTGGGTTGCCGCTGGTGCGATGAAAGTAAGCGTTAATGGCAAGGCGATAAACATCAAATCCTCTCCCGGTGAATATGTGACCATAAAACGCCGCTGGAACGCGGGTGATGAAGTGCGCGTGGAATTGCCAATGACCACACGGCTGGAGTCGCTGCCGGATAAAAGCCACTTCTATTCTGTTGTGCATGGCCCGATTGTGCTGGCCGCAAAAACATCCCCGATTGCCAACGAAACACTGAAACAATTTGGTGACGACAGCCGCATGGGGCATATCGCCAGTGGTGCACTCTGTCCTATTGATCAGGCGCCGGTGTTTGTTACCGAAGATGATGAGTTTGCATCCAAAATCCAGGCGGTCAGCGGCAAATCGCTAACATTCTCTGCGCCCGTTGTAGAGAATGGCAAAGCAAAAACCGTTGAGCTGATTCCATTTTTTCGCCTGCATGACTCGCGCTATATGATCTATTGGCCAATGTCCTCCCGCCAGCAACTGCAAGACATGCAGCAAAAAACAGCACTGGAAGAAGCTGCCCGGCTGGCACTGGCTAAACGCACTATTGATCAAATCAACCCGGGCCAACAACAACCCGAGTCGGATCATTTTCTGAAGTTTGGCAACAGTGAAATGGGAATTCATCAAGGACGGCATTGGCGTCATGCCAGCGACTGGTTCAGCTATTTAATGAATGATCCGCAACAAAAAGCGGTTGCCTTGCAGCTCACTTTCTTTGCTGGCGATGCCGGACGTGAATTCGAGTTGTGGGTAAATGGCAAGAAAACAACCGACATCAAATTGCAGCCACAATCCAATGACAGTTTCTACTCCATGGATTATAAAATTCCGGCAGATGTACTGGCGTTACATAAAGACGGTAAACACGAAGTGAAGTTTGTTGCCAAACCGGGTTCTGTTGCGGGCGGGCTTTACTATGTGAGATTGCTTAATTCGTTGTAG